A single region of the Vicia villosa cultivar HV-30 ecotype Madison, WI linkage group LG4, Vvil1.0, whole genome shotgun sequence genome encodes:
- the LOC131595418 gene encoding protein STRUBBELIG-RECEPTOR FAMILY 8 — MSYTPFFILAFFSLILSSLHLSFANTDSTDVQALEVMYNALNNPTELTGWKIGGGDPCGDSWKGITCDGSAVDSIDLSGLGLHGTLGYLLSDLMSLKKLDLSGNKIHDTIPYQLPPNLTSLNLAGNNLTGNLPYSFSAMVSLTYLNVSNNALSLSIGDFFANHSRLDTVDLSFNNFSGDLPPSFESLTNLSSLFLQNNRLTGSLTVLAGLPLDTLNIANNNFSGWIPHELKSINNFIYDGNSFDDGPAPPSPESTSPESTSPPPSEPHKSNHHPRSGSHTKTQGSNSDDHKGTSVGAIVGIVLGSVLACSILLVALVFCIRKIKGKEKGPRTSNGSLPPGGIVNVTPQMQEQRVKSASVITDLKPRPPSENVTMDRMPVKSGSVRQMRSPITSTSYTVASLQSATNSFSQEFIIGEGSLGRVYRAEFPNGKIMAVKKIDNAALSLQEEDNFLEAISNMSRLRHPNVVTLAGYCAEHGQRLLIYEHIGNGNLHDMLHFAEDSSKALPWNARVRIALGTARALEYLHEVCLPSVVHRNFKSANILLDEELNPHLSDCGLAALTPNTERQVSSTQMVGSFGYSAPEFALSGVYTVKSDVYSFGVVMLELLTGRKPLDSSRARAEQSLVRWATPQLHDIDALSKMVDSCLNGMYPAKSLSRFADIIALCVQPEPEFRPPMSEVVQALVRLVQRASVVKRRPSEESGFGYKTPDHEGIDISF, encoded by the exons ATGTCTTATACCCCTTTTTTCATTCTAGCTTTCTTCTCTTTGATCCTCTCTTCTCTTCATCTTTCATTTGCCAATACTGACTCTACTGATG TTCAAGCTCTTGAGGTTATGTACAATGCGTTGAATAATCCAACTGAATTAACGGGTTGGAAAATTGGCGGCGGCGATCCATGTGGAGATTCATGGAAAGGGATTACTTGTGACGGTTCAGCTGTTGATTCAAT TGATCTCTCTGGTTTAGGACTCCATGGAACTCTTGGATATTTGCTTTCAGACCTTATGTCACTGAAAAAGCT TGACTTGAGTGGTAACAAGATCCATGATACAATTCCCTATCAATTGCCACCAAATCTTACAAGCCT AAATCTAGCAGGAAATAACTTAACGGGAAATCTTCCTTATTCCTTTTCTGCCATGGTTTCACTCACTTATCT GAATGTGAGCAATAACGCACTCTCTCTGTCAATTGGTGACTTTTTTGCTAATCATTCCCGTCTTGATACCGT GGATCTATCATTCAATAACTTTTCCGGGGATCTTCCACCTTCATTTGAGTCACTTACAAATCTCTCTTCTCT TTTCTTGCAGAACAACCGATTGACCGGCTCTCTCACTGTTCTTGCTGGTTTGCCTTTGGATACTTT AAATATTGCAAACAATAATTTCAGTGGATGGATACCTCACGAGCTTAAATCTATCAATAATTTCAT ATATGATGGAAACTCTTTTGATGACGGCCCTGCACCTCCTTCGCCAGAATCAACTTCGCCAGAATCTACTTCTCCCCCACCTAGTGAACCTCATAAAAGTAATCATCACCCCAGGTCTGGTTCACATACTAAAACACAGGGTTCTAATTCTGATGACCATAAGGGAACGTCAGTGGGGGCCATTGTAGGAATTGTTTTAGGTTCAGTGTTGGCGTGTTCTATTCTGCTAGTTGCTCTTGTTTTCTGTATTCGAAAAATAAAAGGGAAGGAAAAAGGTCCAAGAACTTCTAATGGAAGCCTTCCTCCTGGAGGAATCGTTAACG TAACTCCTCAGATGCAGGAGCAGAGGGTGAAAAGTGCTTCTGTGATTACAGATCTCAAACCTCGTCCTCCGTCAGAAAATGTGACGATGGATAGAATGCCTGTAAAAAGTGGATCTGTAAGGCAGATGAGGTCTCCGATAACTTCCACTTCTTACACAGTTGCTTCCCTCCAGAGTGCAACAAATAGCTTCAGTCAAGAATTCATTATTGGTGAAGGTTCTCTTGGTCGAGTATACCGGGCTGAATTCCCAAATGGGAAG ATAATGGCCGTTAAGAAGATTGACAACGCGGCACTGTCCTTACAAGAGGAAGATAATTttcttgaagctatttcaaatatgtCTCGTTTGCGGCATCCAAATGTTGTTACACTGGCTGGATACTGTGCAGAACACGGCCAACGGCTTCTAATTTATGAACATATTGGAAATGGAAATCTGCACGACATGCTCCATTTTGCTGAAGATAGCAGTAAAGCTTTACCTTGGAATGCCCGCGTGCGCATAGCTCTTGGCACAGCCCGGGCCTTAGA GTATTTGCACGAAGTTTGCTTGCCCTCGGTTGTACATAGAAATTTCAAATCAGCAAATATATTACTCGATGAAGAGCTCAATCCTCACCTTTCTGACTGTGGCTTAGCCGCTCTGACACCAAACACTGAGCGACAG GTATCATCAACTCAAATGGTTGGTTCATTCGGTTATAGCGCTCCTGAATTTGCATTATCAGGAGTATACACTGTAAAAAGCGATGTTTACAGTTTTGGCGTGGTTATGCTTGAACTTCTAACTGGTCGGAAGCCACTTGACAG TTCAAGAGCAAGAGCTGAACAGTCGCTCGTGAGGTGGGCTACGCCGCAACTCCATGATATCGACGCCTTGTCAAAAATGGTTGATTCCTGTTTGAATGGCATGTATCCTGCAAAATCTCTTTCACGCTTCGCCGATATCATCGCCCTCTGTGTTCAG CCGGAACCGGAATTTCGACCGCCAATGTCTGAGGTGGTGCAAGCATTGGTCCGGTTAGTGCAAAGAGCAAGTGTGGTTAAAAGGAGACCAAGTGAAGAATCTGGTTTCGGTTACAAGACACCAGATCATGAGGGCATAGACATATCATTTTAA